One window of the Agrobacterium larrymoorei genome contains the following:
- the exoR gene encoding exopolysaccharide production regulator ExoR has protein sequence MLRCDINVLKPLCLGLMLASLSMPVLAFDINSGVTKESGPFDLFKFGFKSYKNGKKEDAVEAYRYAAEKGHTGSRWALANMYAYGDGVAKNDFEAFKIYSEIASQGVEPGSEDTGFFVNALLSLADYYRHGIPGSPVKVDLGQARQLYFQVASTFGVAEAQFQLAQMILAGEGGRADAQQAKKWLNQARKHGHAGAMSIFGNLLFQEGQTVRGLAFMTAALDKCAAANCVWIQNLQEQAFSVAAEDDRRVAIQLARNISSGDAD, from the coding sequence ATGCTGAGATGTGACATCAACGTTTTGAAACCGCTGTGTCTGGGGCTGATGCTCGCGTCGCTTTCGATGCCGGTTCTTGCTTTTGATATCAATTCAGGCGTCACCAAGGAATCCGGCCCCTTCGATCTCTTCAAGTTCGGCTTCAAATCCTACAAGAATGGCAAGAAGGAAGATGCGGTCGAAGCGTATCGTTACGCGGCCGAGAAGGGCCATACGGGCTCGCGCTGGGCACTTGCCAACATGTACGCCTATGGCGACGGCGTCGCCAAGAACGACTTCGAAGCCTTCAAGATTTACAGCGAGATTGCGAGCCAGGGCGTAGAGCCTGGTTCGGAAGATACGGGTTTCTTCGTCAATGCGTTGCTGTCTCTGGCGGACTATTATCGTCACGGCATTCCAGGCAGCCCTGTGAAGGTGGATCTCGGCCAAGCGCGCCAACTATATTTCCAAGTCGCATCGACCTTCGGCGTCGCTGAGGCGCAGTTCCAACTGGCCCAGATGATTCTTGCAGGCGAGGGCGGCCGTGCAGATGCGCAGCAGGCCAAGAAGTGGCTGAATCAGGCACGCAAGCACGGCCATGCCGGCGCTATGTCGATCTTCGGCAATCTGCTGTTCCAAGAGGGCCAGACGGTTCGCGGCTTGGCCTTTATGACAGCCGCGCTGGACAAATGCGCTGCAGCCAATTGCGTGTGGATACAAAACCTTCAGGAGCAGGCGTTTTCCGTTGCGGCTGAAGATGATCGTCGTGTCGCTATCCAGCTTGCGCGCAACATCTCTTCAGGCGACGCCGACTAA
- a CDS encoding OmpP1/FadL family transporter, translating to MAKRVSIIHGAVCLAVGITSVTPAFAGGLERGGYNIDQLFDASPFTFQSGVTYVSPRRKLKNARDTDASDGLGTNGVGGGSRTVTDTDDYAIPYVGIKGGYGPVDCLVDYSQPFGAHLDPGNGWVGVQHDIETKLKTNNYGLTCSYKFDVGPGQFRVIGGAFYQEIEGFKTRLVAPIPAPASAVFNGTGRLEMGDESWGWRAGVAYEIPEYALRASLVYNSRVDYDLTGTLDLTQIPTSVTNPFVGKRFGVFGSAQAPDSLELKLQSGIAPDWLAFGSVKWTNWSLIQSLGFCPVASSGLPCPPGGVTSLDLMYRDGWTVSGGIGHKFNDKLAGAVSLTWDRGTSTGVGTSTDTWTLGAGIQYAVTDNIEWRLGGAIGLLTSGSSGQITRNGVVYGDDVAYDFGNDIVAAVNTSVKVKF from the coding sequence ATGGCAAAACGAGTTTCAATCATACACGGTGCCGTGTGCCTTGCTGTCGGCATCACTTCTGTCACGCCTGCATTTGCCGGTGGCCTTGAGCGCGGCGGATACAACATTGACCAGTTGTTCGATGCATCGCCCTTCACATTTCAGTCTGGTGTGACCTACGTCAGCCCTAGAAGAAAACTGAAGAACGCTCGCGACACCGATGCCAGCGATGGTCTCGGTACAAACGGCGTCGGCGGAGGTTCGCGAACCGTTACAGATACCGACGATTACGCAATTCCTTACGTCGGAATAAAAGGAGGCTATGGTCCCGTCGATTGCCTTGTCGACTATTCTCAACCATTTGGCGCTCACTTGGATCCGGGTAATGGCTGGGTTGGCGTGCAGCACGATATTGAAACCAAGCTTAAGACTAACAATTACGGGCTGACGTGCTCATACAAGTTTGATGTTGGCCCAGGGCAGTTCCGCGTTATCGGCGGTGCTTTTTATCAGGAGATCGAAGGCTTTAAGACGCGTCTAGTTGCTCCGATCCCAGCCCCAGCATCGGCCGTGTTCAACGGCACGGGGCGTTTGGAAATGGGCGATGAGTCGTGGGGCTGGCGCGCTGGTGTAGCCTACGAAATCCCCGAGTATGCATTGCGTGCTAGCCTTGTTTACAACAGCCGGGTCGATTACGATCTTACAGGTACGCTGGACCTTACCCAGATACCAACATCTGTCACCAATCCGTTCGTTGGAAAGCGTTTTGGAGTTTTCGGCTCTGCACAGGCGCCTGATTCTCTCGAGTTGAAACTGCAGAGCGGTATCGCGCCGGACTGGCTGGCTTTCGGATCAGTGAAATGGACGAACTGGAGCCTCATTCAATCCCTTGGATTCTGCCCTGTTGCGTCGTCCGGCTTGCCCTGCCCACCAGGCGGGGTTACGTCTCTCGACCTTATGTATCGTGATGGTTGGACTGTTAGCGGTGGTATCGGCCATAAGTTTAACGACAAGCTGGCCGGCGCAGTCAGCTTGACATGGGACCGTGGTACCAGCACTGGTGTAGGTACCTCTACCGATACTTGGACCCTAGGTGCTGGCATTCAATACGCCGTCACAGATAACATCGAGTGGCGTCTTGGTGGAGCGATCGGACTTCTCACCAGCGGTAGTTCCGGACAGATTACCCGCAATGGCGTGGTGTATGGCGACGATGTCGCTTACGATTTCGGTAACGATATCGTGGCTGCCGTCAATACATCTGTCAAAGTGAAATTCTGA
- a CDS encoding valine--tRNA ligase, producing MLDKTYDSASVEPKIAKAWDEADAFRAGANAKPDAETFTIVIPPPNVTGSLHMGHALNNTLQDILVRFERMRGKDVLWQPGMDHAGIATQMVVERKLMENQLPGRRAMGREAFIDKVWEWKAESGGLIFNQLKRLGASCDWSRERFTMDEGLSKAVLEVFVTLYKQDLIYRGKRLVNWDPHFETAISDIEVENRETDGHMWHFKYPLAGGETYTYVEKDADGNIVFQEERDYIAIATTRPETMLGDGAVAVHPSDERYAPIVGKLCEIPVGPKESRRLIPIITDEYPDPTFGSGAVKITGAHDFNDYQVARRNNIPLYRLMDTQAQMRDDGEPYARCAELAGEITRSGKLPSEADIDAINLVPDEYRGLDRYEARKRVIAAINADGLAVTVKDAEGNDVPYVENKKIMQPFGDRSNVVIEPMLTDQWFVDAKTLAEPAMASVREGRTNFVPKNWDKTYFEWMENIQPWCISRQLWWGHQIPAWYGPDGQVFVEKTEEEALDAAVQHYLAHEGPWKAWVQEKLENFKPGEILTRDEDVLDTWFSSALWPFSTLGWPDKTPELARYYPTNVLVTGFDIIFFWVARMMMMGLHFMKDDAGHAVEPFNTVYVHALVRDKNGQKMSKSKGNVIDPLELIDQYGADALRFTLAIMAAQGRDVKLDPARIAGYRNFGTKLWNATRFAEMNGVKRDPHFLPEAATQTINRWILTELANTAKDVTAAIENYRFNDASSTLYRFVWNQFCDWYLELLKPVFNGEDEAAKAEAQACAAYVLEEIYKLLHPFMPFMTEELWAHTAGEGASRDRLLCHADWPAPEFRDEAAAAEINWLIDLVSGIRSTRAEMNVPPGATAPLVVVAANPTTEMRLDRHSAAIRRLARADEILAADTAPKGSAQIVVGEATVCIPLGNLIDVSAERTRLEKAIGKAQAELERIDKKLSNEKFVANADPEVVAADRDRKAELELQIKSLKVALQRVNEAG from the coding sequence ATGCTCGATAAGACCTACGATTCCGCTTCCGTAGAACCAAAAATTGCCAAGGCCTGGGATGAGGCCGATGCATTTCGCGCAGGCGCGAATGCAAAGCCGGATGCCGAGACTTTCACGATCGTCATTCCGCCGCCGAATGTCACCGGCTCGCTGCATATGGGCCATGCGTTGAACAATACGCTTCAGGACATTCTGGTCCGTTTCGAGCGTATGCGCGGTAAGGATGTTCTCTGGCAGCCCGGCATGGACCATGCCGGTATCGCCACACAGATGGTCGTCGAGCGCAAGCTGATGGAAAACCAGCTTCCCGGCCGTCGCGCCATGGGCCGCGAAGCCTTCATCGACAAGGTCTGGGAATGGAAGGCCGAATCGGGCGGCTTGATCTTCAACCAGTTGAAGCGCCTTGGCGCGTCCTGCGACTGGTCGCGCGAACGCTTCACCATGGATGAGGGGCTGTCAAAGGCTGTTCTTGAAGTCTTCGTCACGCTTTACAAGCAGGACCTGATCTATCGCGGCAAGCGTCTGGTCAACTGGGACCCGCATTTCGAGACGGCGATTTCCGACATCGAGGTCGAAAACCGCGAGACCGACGGCCATATGTGGCACTTCAAATATCCGCTGGCCGGCGGCGAAACCTATACCTATGTCGAGAAGGATGCGGACGGCAACATCGTCTTCCAGGAAGAGCGCGACTATATCGCGATTGCGACCACGCGTCCGGAAACCATGCTGGGCGATGGTGCGGTGGCCGTTCATCCGTCCGACGAGCGCTATGCACCCATCGTTGGCAAGCTGTGCGAAATTCCTGTCGGCCCGAAAGAAAGCCGCCGCCTGATCCCGATCATCACGGACGAGTACCCGGATCCGACCTTCGGCTCCGGTGCTGTCAAGATCACCGGCGCGCATGACTTCAACGACTATCAGGTTGCCCGTCGCAACAACATTCCGCTCTATCGCCTGATGGATACGCAGGCGCAGATGCGTGATGACGGCGAGCCCTATGCACGCTGCGCGGAACTCGCAGGCGAAATCACGCGCTCCGGCAAGCTGCCATCCGAAGCCGATATCGATGCCATCAACCTCGTTCCCGACGAGTATCGTGGTCTTGATCGTTATGAAGCGCGCAAGCGGGTCATCGCTGCCATCAACGCCGATGGGCTTGCCGTTACGGTGAAGGACGCCGAAGGCAACGACGTTCCGTATGTCGAAAACAAGAAGATCATGCAGCCCTTTGGCGACCGTTCCAACGTCGTCATCGAGCCGATGCTCACTGACCAATGGTTCGTCGATGCCAAGACGCTTGCCGAACCTGCAATGGCGTCGGTTCGCGAAGGCCGCACGAATTTCGTGCCGAAGAACTGGGACAAGACCTATTTCGAATGGATGGAAAACATCCAGCCATGGTGCATCTCGCGTCAGCTTTGGTGGGGCCATCAGATTCCTGCCTGGTATGGCCCGGATGGTCAGGTCTTCGTCGAGAAGACAGAGGAAGAAGCGCTCGACGCCGCCGTTCAGCACTATCTTGCGCATGAAGGCCCATGGAAGGCTTGGGTGCAGGAGAAGCTCGAGAACTTCAAACCGGGCGAAATTCTCACACGCGACGAAGACGTTCTTGACACGTGGTTCTCTTCCGCGCTCTGGCCGTTCTCCACGCTCGGCTGGCCCGACAAAACGCCGGAGCTTGCGCGCTATTATCCGACCAATGTTCTTGTCACGGGCTTCGACATCATCTTCTTCTGGGTCGCCCGAATGATGATGATGGGCCTTCACTTCATGAAGGACGATGCCGGTCACGCCGTCGAGCCATTCAATACTGTATATGTCCACGCGCTGGTTCGCGACAAGAACGGCCAGAAGATGTCGAAGTCCAAGGGCAACGTCATCGATCCACTCGAGTTGATCGATCAGTATGGTGCGGACGCGCTGCGCTTTACGCTTGCCATTATGGCGGCGCAGGGGCGTGACGTGAAGCTTGATCCAGCGCGCATTGCGGGCTACCGCAACTTCGGCACCAAGCTGTGGAATGCCACACGTTTTGCCGAAATGAACGGCGTCAAGCGCGATCCGCACTTCCTGCCGGAAGCAGCGACCCAGACGATCAACCGCTGGATTCTGACCGAACTAGCCAACACGGCAAAGGACGTTACGGCGGCAATCGAGAACTACCGCTTCAACGACGCGTCCAGCACGCTTTATCGCTTCGTCTGGAACCAGTTCTGCGACTGGTATCTCGAACTTCTCAAGCCCGTCTTCAACGGAGAGGACGAGGCAGCCAAGGCGGAGGCTCAGGCTTGCGCGGCCTATGTTCTGGAAGAAATCTACAAGCTGCTGCATCCCTTCATGCCATTCATGACGGAAGAATTGTGGGCGCATACGGCCGGCGAAGGCGCAAGCCGCGACCGACTGCTTTGCCATGCAGACTGGCCCGCACCAGAATTCCGGGATGAAGCGGCCGCTGCGGAAATCAACTGGCTGATCGATCTCGTCTCCGGCATTCGCTCGACCCGCGCGGAAATGAACGTACCGCCTGGTGCTACTGCACCGCTGGTCGTCGTTGCCGCCAACCCGACGACCGAGATGCGTCTCGACCGCCACTCCGCCGCAATCCGCCGTCTGGCGCGTGCCGATGAAATCCTGGCTGCCGATACAGCACCCAAGGGCTCGGCACAGATCGTCGTCGGTGAGGCGACCGTCTGCATTCCACTCGGCAATCTCATTGACGTCTCTGCGGAAAGAACGCGTCTTGAAAAGGCGATCGGTAAGGCACAGGCCGAACTGGAACGTATCGACAAGAAGCTCTCGAATGAGAAGTTTGTCGCCAATGCCGATCCGGAAGTGGTCGCAGCAGACCGTGACCGCAAGGCTGAACTCGAGCTTCAGATAAAGAGCTTGAAGGTCGCATTGCAGCGGGTCAACGAAGCCGGTTGA